Proteins co-encoded in one Nitrospira sp. genomic window:
- a CDS encoding DUF2007 domain-containing protein, whose protein sequence is MRMRYLTTAQDIGELGIIKSLCEANGIACLFQDEHVSSLYPGVFELCCQVMVDESEWERATALISRLRLSIREVAPSP, encoded by the coding sequence ATGCGAATGCGGTATTTGACTACGGCTCAGGATATCGGGGAGCTTGGGATCATCAAAAGCCTGTGCGAGGCCAACGGCATTGCATGCTTATTTCAGGATGAACACGTGAGCAGTCTGTATCCTGGTGTCTTCGAGTTGTGTTGCCAGGTGATGGTGGACGAATCCGAATGGGAGCGGGCAACCGCGCTGATCAGCCGCTTGCGTCTGTCGATTCGAGAAGTTGCACCATCGCCGTAG